Proteins from one Physeter macrocephalus isolate SW-GA chromosome 16, ASM283717v5, whole genome shotgun sequence genomic window:
- the LOC114488017 gene encoding neuron navigator 2-like, producing MISLGFLLEVELLHQEKHNAGLGEFFRKLQNQACRRGLGPLPNCSFFVCFQLYGRRAPWEDPAKWVMDTYPWAASPQQHEWPPLLQLRPEDVGFDGYSMPREGSTSKQMPPSDADGDPLMNMLMRLQEAANYSSPQSYDSDSNSNSHHDDILDSSLESTL from the exons ATGATTTCCTTAGGATTTCTTCTGGAAGTGGAATTACTCCATCAAGAGAAGCATAATGCTGGACTTGGAGAGTTTTTCAGAAAGTTGCAAAACCAGGCCTGCAGAAGAGGTCTCGGCCCACTTCCTAACtgttccttctttgtctgtttccAGCTGTATGGAAGGCGGGCCCCCTGGGAGGACCCCGCCAAGTGGGTGATGGACACCTATCCTTGGGCAGCCAGCCCTCAGCAGCACGAGTGGCCTCCCCTCCTGCAGCTCCGGCCCGAGGATGTCGGCTTCGACGGCTACTCCATGCCTCGGGAGGGGTCAACCAGCAAGCAGATGCCCCCCAGCGACGCTGACGGAGACCCGCTG ATGAACATGCTGATGAGGCTGCAGGAAGCAGCCAACTACTCCAGCCCCCAGAGCTATGACAGCGACTCCAACAGCAACAGCCATCACGACGATATCCTGGACTCGTCCCTGGAGTCTACTCTGTGA